A window of Pseudomonas mucidolens contains these coding sequences:
- a CDS encoding BrnT family toxin, whose amino-acid sequence MVRDFEWSTALILEDDRFDYGECRYRAMGYIGDRLHVVVFTPRGNAVHVISFRKANKREVKNYDQETQS is encoded by the coding sequence ATGGTGCGGGACTTCGAATGGTCTACGGCCTTGATCTTGGAAGATGATCGATTCGACTACGGCGAGTGTCGTTATCGGGCAATGGGGTACATAGGGGATCGGCTGCATGTCGTAGTGTTTACCCCACGGGGTAACGCGGTCCACGTCATCAGCTTTCGTAAAGCCAACAAACGAGAGGTCAAAAATTATGACCAAGAAACCCAGTCCTGA
- a CDS encoding BrnA antitoxin family protein: MTKKPSPEMVDTANPEWSDKDFAKAKPASDVLAGLFGKAQAKEMLKPKRGRPKSVATKEHVNVRFDAEILERFRASGPGWQTRMNAALADWLKTHTPDELKA, encoded by the coding sequence ATGACCAAGAAACCCAGTCCTGAGATGGTCGACACGGCAAACCCTGAGTGGTCGGACAAGGACTTTGCTAAGGCCAAGCCAGCCAGCGACGTGTTGGCTGGGTTGTTTGGCAAGGCCCAGGCAAAGGAAATGCTCAAGCCAAAGCGTGGCCGGCCGAAGTCGGTAGCCACTAAAGAGCACGTCAATGTTCGTTTTGATGCTGAAATACTGGAGCGATTCAGGGCTTCTGGACCAGGCTGGCAAACGCGAATGAACGCCGCTTTGGCCGATTGGCTCAAAACGCACACACCGGATGAACTGAAGGCTTAG
- a CDS encoding RES family NAD+ phosphorylase, protein MFSSDINEDKIRKRILDFRTLAQNGISDKDCINAVSSIFGNVYSYVTETRTYEQGTTFFRARAIPSNDTITPPRTIQKVGDAWEPPPHIVKVQGRLNAINQSILYCCAGDPNLAIDEARARDHTHVAIMVYRSSRPINVAVLGDYNGSTLPKDHRSNLFYSFLDEEFSRVVPTGEEARYSITRAIADTYFNYPEQDAWCYRSVQSPEKFNVAFLPGRSKFNLDLIGVLICDLSASSNDALSVKFVVDFDKNSGEARYHAIGSEEQKKIFPEIT, encoded by the coding sequence ATGTTTTCTTCTGACATTAACGAAGATAAAATTAGAAAACGCATTTTGGATTTCCGGACTCTCGCGCAAAACGGAATCAGCGATAAGGACTGTATAAACGCTGTATCTTCAATCTTTGGAAATGTGTACTCATATGTCACAGAAACCAGAACCTACGAACAAGGGACAACCTTTTTCCGCGCAAGGGCAATTCCGTCGAACGATACTATTACTCCACCCCGAACAATCCAAAAAGTTGGGGATGCCTGGGAACCGCCCCCGCATATAGTTAAAGTGCAAGGGCGACTTAACGCGATCAACCAAAGCATTTTATACTGCTGTGCGGGCGATCCTAACTTGGCAATTGATGAAGCCAGAGCAAGAGATCACACACATGTCGCAATTATGGTCTATAGGTCGTCCCGACCAATAAACGTTGCGGTTCTCGGTGATTATAACGGATCAACGCTACCGAAAGATCATAGATCAAATTTGTTTTATTCGTTTTTAGACGAAGAATTTTCAAGAGTTGTACCGACTGGTGAAGAGGCGCGCTACTCCATTACTCGTGCAATCGCGGACACCTATTTTAACTATCCAGAACAAGATGCTTGGTGCTACCGTTCCGTTCAGTCACCGGAAAAATTCAACGTGGCTTTCTTGCCTGGAAGATCAAAATTCAACCTAGATTTGATCGGAGTATTGATTTGCGATCTTAGTGCGTCATCCAATGACGCTCTGAGCGTCAAATTCGTTGTTGATTTCGACAAGAACTCAGGAGAAGCCCGCTATCATGCAATTGGCTCAGAGGAGCAAAAAAAGATATTTCCAGAGATAACGTAA
- a CDS encoding ester cyclase, protein MTMENPLGIGPHNGKGIDLMISGSMTLQALYRAYLDCLNRQDWDALGRYVADDVKHNGRPFGLSGYRSMLIKDFEDIPDLRFVIDRLACDPPLIAVRLLFNCSPKGYFLGLKINGRRISFAENVFYEVKDGKIADVLSVIDKTAIEDQIT, encoded by the coding sequence ATGACGATGGAAAATCCGCTCGGTATTGGCCCACACAACGGCAAAGGGATTGATTTGATGATATCTGGAAGCATGACGCTGCAAGCGTTATATCGCGCCTACCTAGACTGCCTGAATCGCCAAGATTGGGATGCGCTAGGGCGGTATGTTGCCGACGATGTCAAACACAATGGCCGTCCGTTTGGGCTGTCAGGCTACCGCTCGATGCTGATCAAGGATTTCGAGGATATTCCCGATCTGCGTTTCGTCATCGATCGTTTGGCGTGTGACCCGCCGCTTATTGCGGTGAGGCTATTGTTCAATTGCTCACCCAAAGGATACTTCCTTGGCCTGAAGATCAACGGTCGGCGCATTTCCTTCGCAGAGAATGTGTTTTACGAGGTAAAGGATGGCAAGATTGCCGATGTGCTCTCCGTCATCGATAAAACCGCCATCGAAGATCAGATCACTTGA